A portion of the Streptomyces platensis genome contains these proteins:
- a CDS encoding FmdB family zinc ribbon protein, translated as MATYEYLCSRCGPFDVKLAIGTAPRTHGCPVCAAAARRVYSSPGLTLTPDGVAALHEREEQAREAPAVVSEVPAGKRVPRRPHPALSQLPRP; from the coding sequence ATGGCCACCTATGAATATCTGTGCAGCCGCTGTGGGCCCTTCGACGTGAAGTTGGCGATCGGAACGGCGCCCCGGACTCATGGCTGCCCTGTCTGCGCAGCCGCCGCGAGACGCGTGTATTCCTCGCCCGGCCTCACGCTGACCCCCGACGGGGTCGCCGCCCTCCATGAACGGGAGGAGCAGGCCCGTGAGGCCCCGGCAGTGGTCTCCGAAGTCCCGGCGGGCAAGAGGGTGCCGAGGCGCCCGCATCCCGCGCTCTCGCAGTTGCCGCGTCCCTGA
- the fmdA gene encoding formamidase, which produces MPEILFNVDHSKSMRDQDVPGHNRWHPDVPTVAMVKPGAEFRMECRDWTDCQVGNNDTANDVRDIDLTIPHMLSGPIGVEGAEPGDLLVVDILDLGPVPQQSGDAAGQGWGYTGIFAKANGGGFLTDYFPDAYKAIWDFHGQQAVSRHLPGIRFTGITHPGLFGTAPSAEMLARWNTREKALIDTDPNRVPPLAVPPDSTNALAGTATGDLATRIAAEGARTVPARENGGNHDIKNFTRGSRVFYPVYVKDAKLSGGDLHFSQGDGEITFCGAIEMGGFIDFHVELIKGGMETYGITTNPVFIPGNVEPRYTEFLTFIGVSVDHDTDTNYYLDATLAYRRACLNAVEYFKKFGYSGEQAYLLLGSSPIEGRISGIVDIPNACCSLYVPTAMFDFDVRPTAAGPMKADRGECAMAAA; this is translated from the coding sequence ATGCCCGAAATTCTCTTCAATGTGGACCACAGCAAGTCAATGCGTGACCAGGACGTCCCCGGGCACAACAGGTGGCACCCGGACGTCCCCACTGTCGCCATGGTGAAGCCCGGCGCGGAATTCCGCATGGAGTGCCGCGACTGGACCGACTGCCAGGTAGGCAACAACGACACCGCCAACGACGTACGCGACATCGACCTGACCATCCCTCACATGCTCAGCGGCCCGATAGGCGTGGAAGGCGCCGAACCCGGCGACCTGCTCGTCGTCGACATACTCGACCTCGGCCCCGTGCCGCAGCAGTCCGGGGACGCGGCGGGCCAGGGCTGGGGCTACACCGGCATCTTCGCCAAGGCGAACGGCGGTGGCTTCCTGACCGACTATTTCCCGGACGCCTACAAGGCGATATGGGACTTCCACGGGCAGCAGGCGGTCTCCCGCCACCTCCCCGGAATACGGTTCACCGGGATCACCCACCCCGGGCTGTTCGGAACGGCCCCGTCCGCCGAAATGCTCGCCCGCTGGAACACCCGCGAGAAGGCGCTGATCGACACCGACCCGAACCGGGTCCCGCCGCTCGCCGTGCCGCCGGACAGCACCAACGCGCTCGCCGGGACGGCCACCGGAGACCTCGCCACCCGCATCGCCGCGGAAGGCGCACGCACGGTGCCGGCCCGTGAGAACGGAGGCAACCACGACATCAAGAACTTCACCCGCGGCTCACGGGTCTTCTACCCCGTGTACGTCAAGGACGCCAAGCTCTCGGGCGGCGATCTCCACTTCAGCCAGGGCGACGGAGAGATCACCTTCTGCGGCGCCATCGAGATGGGCGGTTTCATCGACTTCCACGTCGAACTGATCAAGGGCGGCATGGAGACGTACGGCATCACCACCAACCCCGTCTTCATTCCGGGCAACGTCGAGCCGAGGTACACGGAGTTCCTCACCTTCATCGGGGTCTCCGTCGACCACGACACGGACACGAACTACTACCTGGACGCGACGCTGGCCTACCGCCGGGCCTGCCTCAACGCCGTCGAGTACTTCAAGAAGTTCGGCTACAGCGGAGAGCAGGCCTACCTGCTCCTCGGCTCCTCCCCCATAGAGGGACGCATCAGCGGCATCGTCGACATCCCCAACGCCTGCTGCTCGCTGTACGTGCCCACCGCCATGTTCGACTTCGACGTCCGTCCGACCGCCGCCGGCCCGATGAAGGCCGACCGCGGCGAGTGCGCGATGGCCGCGGCCTGA
- a CDS encoding winged helix-turn-helix domain-containing protein, which translates to MTEDDLNTPDERSAGTDGALREHEVRTALLDLLAEVGTVTATEAAARLGYSSGLCSFHLRQLARHGYLEEAPHSGGRARPWRLRQHPSAADGPMEEQFGDLARGLEDESWQRWLTQREEAPPAWRHDEAFSAVAYLTPEEMSRVADVIRRALAPYQDREQRPLARPDGALPVALITRLFPLLPHTGDGADRD; encoded by the coding sequence GTGACCGAAGATGACCTCAACACCCCGGACGAGCGGAGCGCCGGTACCGACGGCGCATTGCGCGAGCACGAAGTCCGCACCGCCCTGTTGGATCTGCTCGCCGAAGTCGGCACCGTCACGGCGACCGAAGCCGCCGCCCGGCTGGGCTACAGCTCCGGGCTCTGCTCGTTTCACCTGCGGCAGCTCGCACGGCACGGGTACCTCGAAGAGGCCCCTCACAGTGGGGGCCGCGCACGCCCCTGGCGTCTGCGGCAGCACCCCTCCGCTGCCGACGGGCCCATGGAGGAGCAGTTCGGCGATCTGGCCCGGGGGCTGGAGGACGAGAGCTGGCAGCGATGGCTGACCCAGCGGGAGGAGGCGCCGCCGGCATGGCGCCATGACGAAGCCTTCAGCGCCGTCGCCTACCTGACACCCGAAGAGATGAGCCGGGTCGCGGACGTGATCCGGCGGGCGCTCGCGCCCTACCAGGACCGCGAACAGCGCCCCCTGGCCCGGCCCGACGGCGCTCTCCCGGTGGCCCTCATCACGCGACTGTTCCCGCTGCTTCCCCACACGGGAGACGGCGCGGACCGGGACTGA
- the def gene encoding peptide deformylase gives MPVRHERSRPVDRRVRVQGRPVDSYPALPAEAERGSVRRVTVVGEEVLSRRCREVTAFGTPELSALIDDMFRTMYVADGAGLAANQVGVDLRLFVYDCPDDDGIRHVGHLINPVLDLPDPGSRRLLDDVEGCLSVPGAAMAVPRTDRAVVRGFDKDGHPLVIEGTGYFARCLQHETDHLIGHTYLDRLSKRDRKDAFRQMEDRREDVFARRAIKAADLER, from the coding sequence ATGCCTGTTCGTCACGAGCGGTCCCGTCCCGTCGACCGGCGGGTGCGGGTGCAGGGCCGGCCCGTCGACTCGTATCCGGCTCTGCCGGCGGAGGCGGAACGGGGATCGGTACGCCGGGTCACGGTGGTGGGGGAGGAGGTGCTGAGCCGTCGGTGCCGGGAGGTGACCGCGTTCGGAACCCCGGAGCTGTCGGCGTTGATCGACGATATGTTCCGCACCATGTATGTGGCCGACGGCGCGGGCCTGGCGGCCAACCAAGTCGGCGTCGATCTGCGGCTGTTCGTGTACGACTGCCCGGACGACGACGGAATCCGGCATGTCGGCCACCTCATCAACCCGGTGCTGGACCTGCCCGATCCGGGGAGCCGTCGACTCCTCGACGACGTCGAGGGCTGTCTGTCCGTGCCCGGCGCCGCCATGGCGGTTCCCCGCACCGACCGTGCTGTCGTCCGCGGATTCGACAAGGACGGCCACCCACTCGTCATCGAGGGGACGGGCTACTTCGCCCGGTGTCTCCAGCACGAAACGGATCACCTCATCGGCCACACCTACCTTGACCGGCTCTCCAAGAGGGACCGTAAAGACGCCTTTCGGCAGATGGAGGACCGCCGTGAGGACGTCTTCGCCCGCCGCGCGATCAAGGCCGCCGATTTGGAGCGGTGA
- a CDS encoding ABC transporter ATP-binding protein, with protein MRSDEPQWTPPPKDPEQPVPLRRILALFRPYRARLVLVGLLVGASSLVSVASPFLLREILDVAIPGRRTGLLTLLALGMIVTAVTTSVFGVLQTLLSTTVGQRVMHDLRTAVYAKLQRMPLAFFTRTRTGEVQSRIANDIGGMQATVTSTATSLVSNLTSVLATVCAMLALDWRLTVVSLLLLPLFVWISRRVGNERKKITTQRQKQMAAMSAMVTESLSVSGILLGRTMGRADSLTRTFAGESERLVDLEVRANMAGRWRMATIGIVMAAMPALIYWAAGLVLQFGGPVFSLGTLVAFVSLQQGLLRPTVSLLSTGVQIQTSLALFQRIFEYLDLPVAITEPAEPVRIPAPRGEVRFENVTFRYDPEAAATLDGIDLAVPAGGSLAIVGPTGSGKSTLSYLVPRLYDVTGGRVTLDGADVRDLDFDTLARSVGVVSQETYLFHASVADNLRFAKPDATDEEIERAARAAQIHDHITALPDGYDTFVGERGYRFSGGEKQRLAIARTILRDPPVLVLDEATSALDTRTEHAVQQAIDELSAGRTTLTIAHRLSTVRDADQIVVLDAGRIAERGTHDELLAADGRYAALVRRDAHLTPVAEQVMTP; from the coding sequence ATGCGCAGCGACGAACCCCAGTGGACCCCACCGCCCAAGGACCCGGAGCAGCCGGTCCCGTTGCGGCGGATCCTCGCGCTCTTCCGCCCCTACCGCGCCCGGCTCGTCCTCGTCGGGCTGCTCGTCGGCGCCTCCTCGCTGGTCTCGGTCGCCTCCCCGTTCCTCCTCCGCGAGATCCTGGACGTGGCGATCCCCGGCCGGCGCACCGGACTGCTCACCCTGCTCGCCCTCGGCATGATCGTCACCGCGGTCACCACCAGCGTGTTCGGTGTGCTGCAGACACTGCTGTCCACCACCGTCGGCCAGCGGGTCATGCACGATCTGCGCACCGCGGTCTACGCCAAGCTCCAGCGGATGCCGCTGGCCTTCTTCACCCGCACCCGGACCGGCGAGGTCCAGTCCCGGATCGCCAACGACATCGGCGGCATGCAGGCGACGGTCACCTCCACCGCCACCTCCCTGGTCTCCAACCTGACTTCCGTCCTCGCCACCGTCTGCGCCATGCTCGCCCTCGACTGGCGGCTCACCGTCGTCTCGCTGCTGCTGCTTCCGCTGTTCGTCTGGATCAGCCGCCGGGTCGGCAACGAACGCAAGAAGATCACCACCCAGCGGCAGAAGCAGATGGCCGCCATGTCCGCGATGGTCACCGAGTCCCTCTCGGTCAGCGGCATCCTGCTCGGCCGCACGATGGGCCGCGCCGACTCCCTCACCCGCACCTTCGCCGGCGAATCCGAGCGCCTGGTCGACCTGGAGGTCCGCGCCAACATGGCCGGCCGCTGGCGGATGGCCACCATCGGGATCGTGATGGCCGCCATGCCCGCGCTGATCTACTGGGCGGCCGGTCTGGTCCTCCAGTTCGGCGGCCCGGTCTTCTCCCTCGGCACCCTGGTCGCCTTCGTCTCGCTCCAGCAGGGCCTGTTGCGTCCGACCGTCTCCCTGCTGTCCACCGGCGTACAAATACAGACCTCACTCGCGCTCTTCCAGCGCATCTTCGAGTACCTCGATCTGCCGGTCGCCATCACCGAGCCCGCCGAACCGGTCCGGATCCCGGCCCCGCGGGGCGAAGTCCGCTTCGAGAACGTGACGTTCCGCTACGACCCCGAGGCCGCCGCCACCCTCGACGGCATCGATCTGGCCGTTCCGGCCGGCGGCAGCCTCGCCATCGTCGGCCCGACCGGCAGCGGCAAGAGCACCCTGAGCTATCTCGTGCCGCGGCTCTACGACGTGACCGGCGGCCGGGTCACCCTCGACGGCGCGGACGTCCGCGACCTCGACTTCGACACCCTCGCGCGCTCGGTCGGCGTGGTCTCCCAGGAGACCTACCTCTTCCACGCCTCGGTCGCCGACAACCTCCGCTTCGCCAAACCGGACGCCACCGACGAGGAGATCGAACGCGCCGCCAGGGCCGCCCAGATACACGACCACATCACGGCCCTCCCCGACGGCTACGACACCTTCGTCGGCGAGCGCGGCTACCGCTTCTCCGGGGGCGAGAAGCAGCGCCTCGCGATCGCCCGCACCATCCTGCGCGACCCGCCCGTCCTCGTCCTGGACGAGGCGACCAGCGCCCTGGACACCCGCACCGAACACGCCGTACAGCAGGCCATCGACGAGCTGTCCGCGGGCCGCACCACCCTCACCATCGCGCACCGCCTGTCCACGGTCCGCGACGCCGACCAGATCGTCGTCCTGGACGCCGGCCGGATCGCCGAGCGCGGCACCCACGACGAGCTGCTCGCCGCCGACGGGCGCTATGCGGCGCTGGTGCGGCGTGACGCACACCTCACCCCGGTCGCCGAGCAAGTGATGACCCCGTAA
- a CDS encoding SDR family NAD(P)-dependent oxidoreductase: protein MTRRTTLITGATQGMGRGLALDLAARGGTVLLHGRDPDRLGKVAAEVRAAAPGTTVRTYLADLADLDQVYAMADRIRAAEPRLDGVINNAVAGGGTEPLRREVSRQGHELRFAVNHLAPYALTRALLPLLIASTPARVVNVASIGQEAIDFDNLMLERDYEGLHAYCRSKLALIMATFHLAAELAGTGVTVNTLHPAHLMDTDGVRAYGLTPLIGIEEGVRPTVRLLLDPDLATTTGRYFDQFTDTRAHAQAYDIAARERLMQLTHTLIDGETDVRQPEARRSGGGFGEQPPSGPPGRR from the coding sequence ATGACGCGACGTACCACTTTGATCACCGGCGCCACTCAGGGCATGGGCCGCGGCCTGGCACTCGATCTCGCCGCCCGCGGGGGCACCGTTCTGCTGCACGGCCGCGACCCTGATCGTCTCGGGAAGGTGGCGGCCGAGGTACGCGCCGCCGCCCCCGGCACCACCGTCCGTACCTACCTCGCGGATCTGGCCGACCTCGACCAGGTGTACGCGATGGCCGACCGGATCCGGGCGGCGGAGCCCCGGCTCGACGGTGTGATCAACAACGCCGTCGCAGGCGGCGGCACCGAGCCGCTCCGGCGCGAGGTGAGCCGACAGGGCCATGAGCTGCGGTTCGCCGTGAATCACCTCGCCCCGTACGCCCTCACCCGTGCGCTGCTGCCGCTGCTGATCGCCTCGACGCCGGCCCGCGTGGTCAATGTCGCCTCGATCGGACAGGAGGCCATCGACTTCGACAACCTCATGCTGGAGCGGGACTACGAGGGGCTGCACGCCTACTGCCGGAGCAAGCTCGCGCTGATCATGGCGACCTTCCATCTGGCCGCCGAGCTGGCGGGGACCGGTGTCACGGTCAACACGCTGCACCCGGCCCATCTGATGGACACCGACGGAGTGCGCGCGTACGGCCTGACTCCGCTCATCGGCATCGAGGAGGGGGTGCGCCCGACCGTCCGGCTGCTGCTCGATCCGGATCTCGCCACCACCACGGGCCGCTACTTCGACCAGTTCACCGACACCCGGGCCCACGCCCAGGCCTACGACATCGCCGCCAGGGAGCGCCTGATGCAGCTGACGCACACCCTCATTGACGGTGAGACAGACGTGCGGCAGCCCGAAGCCCGCCGCTCCGGAGGAGGTTTCGGTGAGCAGCCGCCGTCTGGTCCGCCGGGTCGGCGGTGA
- a CDS encoding HD domain-containing protein, with amino-acid sequence MDSPKKPSSPPGNETAAAGPVPTNVVGLTALFTDPLWRIPVRLSPVEAALLRTEPLRRLHFVAHGGASTVSTLQSYSRLEHTLGVLALVAHFRPEDELLRVVALLHDIGHLPLSHTFEGVAGLDHHAIGVQLVQADPIRPVLEEHGISPEAVATALGGSARSPLTNRSGLLNLDHLDSYVRSGRAAGRLDTDPAALLGRLGLEDTAVSADPETAASLVDLICAEARLHTSWDNVGPASVVRRLARQLLDSTPLAPARLARMTDPQLWTAFDSCAVTQAESTMVRYELHQLKVEAGSAPPDRSGWTFSLRKIYSSAPLVEGQRIEVAAPELAAELNALLALPTTFRVRWS; translated from the coding sequence GTGGACAGCCCAAAGAAACCAAGCTCGCCGCCCGGAAACGAGACCGCCGCCGCCGGGCCCGTCCCGACCAATGTGGTGGGCCTGACCGCGCTGTTCACCGACCCGCTGTGGCGGATACCCGTCCGCCTGAGCCCCGTGGAAGCCGCCCTCCTGCGGACCGAACCGCTACGGCGCCTGCACTTCGTCGCACACGGCGGAGCCTCGACGGTCAGCACCTTGCAGTCGTACTCCAGACTTGAGCACACCCTCGGCGTACTCGCTCTGGTCGCACACTTCCGTCCGGAGGACGAACTACTGCGGGTCGTGGCGCTGTTGCATGACATAGGCCATCTGCCCCTGAGCCACACCTTCGAAGGCGTGGCCGGCCTCGATCATCACGCCATCGGTGTGCAGCTGGTGCAGGCCGACCCGATCCGTCCCGTGCTGGAAGAGCACGGGATCAGCCCCGAGGCCGTCGCCACCGCACTCGGCGGGTCGGCCCGCTCGCCACTCACCAACCGCTCGGGCCTCCTGAATCTCGACCATCTCGACTCCTACGTGCGCAGCGGGCGGGCCGCCGGGCGTCTCGATACCGATCCAGCCGCCCTCCTGGGCCGGCTCGGCCTCGAAGACACCGCGGTGTCGGCCGACCCCGAGACGGCCGCCTCGCTTGTCGACCTCATCTGCGCGGAAGCACGGCTGCACACCTCGTGGGACAACGTGGGTCCGGCCTCGGTGGTCCGCCGCCTGGCCCGCCAACTGCTCGACAGCACACCCCTCGCCCCGGCCCGGCTCGCCCGGATGACAGATCCGCAGCTGTGGACCGCGTTCGACTCCTGCGCCGTCACGCAAGCGGAGAGCACCATGGTCCGCTACGAGCTGCACCAATTGAAGGTCGAGGCCGGATCCGCTCCCCCGGACCGCTCCGGCTGGACCTTCTCGCTACGCAAGATCTACAGCTCCGCGCCGCTGGTGGAGGGGCAACGGATCGAGGTGGCCGCACCCGAGCTGGCGGCTGAGTTGAATGCGCTGCTGGCGTTGCCCACCACCTTCCGCGTCCGGTGGAGCTGA
- the crcB gene encoding fluoride efflux transporter CrcB, which yields MITLLAVGAAAAVGAVARYVLDQHVQYRNPGLFPRGIWLVNITGSFVLGLLVGLGARHGLPPQVVTIIGAGFCGAYTTFSTFSYDLVHLCEKGQVRLSLLYAGASLAVGLAAAAEGLALGAL from the coding sequence GTGATCACCCTGCTCGCCGTCGGCGCGGCGGCCGCGGTCGGGGCGGTCGCGCGCTATGTCCTCGACCAGCACGTGCAGTACCGCAACCCGGGGTTGTTCCCGCGCGGGATCTGGCTGGTCAACATCACCGGCTCGTTCGTGCTGGGGCTGCTGGTCGGTCTCGGCGCACGGCACGGACTGCCGCCGCAGGTCGTGACCATCATCGGCGCCGGTTTCTGCGGTGCCTATACGACGTTCTCCACATTCAGTTACGACTTGGTCCACCTGTGCGAGAAAGGGCAGGTGAGACTGTCTCTGCTGTACGCCGGGGCGAGCCTCGCGGTGGGGCTGGCGGCAGCGGCGGAGGGGCTCGCGCTCGGGGCGCTCTGA
- a CDS encoding AmiS/UreI family transporter, whose product MGNVGLLFVGAVLFINGMLLLGKVDGKAAAVFNLFVGALQVLTPTYLIIAAAGDPIKILAVSGIYLFGFTYLYVGIGLLADLDTTGVGYYSLFVAVAALGYSFVNFHVLKDYPFGVIWLYWAFLWFLFFLLLGLKWDSLTTYTGYVTAIEGWVTGAIPAGLLLSGYWKHPTETAIALAVFGVVVFAALWPLTRNSRKPAPAAPEAGTVGAPT is encoded by the coding sequence GTGGGTAACGTGGGACTGCTCTTTGTCGGTGCGGTGCTGTTCATCAACGGAATGCTGTTGCTGGGAAAGGTCGACGGCAAGGCGGCAGCGGTGTTCAACCTTTTCGTAGGTGCACTTCAGGTGCTGACCCCGACCTACCTCATCATTGCCGCCGCCGGTGATCCCATCAAGATCCTGGCGGTGTCCGGCATTTACCTGTTCGGTTTCACCTACCTCTACGTAGGTATCGGACTCCTGGCCGACCTCGACACCACCGGCGTCGGCTACTACTCGTTGTTCGTGGCAGTCGCGGCCCTGGGATACTCGTTCGTCAACTTCCATGTCCTGAAGGACTATCCCTTCGGCGTCATCTGGCTGTACTGGGCATTCCTGTGGTTCCTGTTCTTCCTGCTGCTCGGGCTCAAGTGGGACAGCCTTACCACCTATACGGGCTATGTCACGGCGATCGAGGGCTGGGTCACCGGTGCGATTCCCGCGGGGCTGCTGCTCTCCGGCTACTGGAAACACCCCACCGAAACCGCCATCGCACTCGCGGTCTTCGGCGTGGTGGTGTTCGCCGCCCTGTGGCCGCTCACCCGGAATTCGCGGAAGCCGGCCCCGGCGGCCCCGGAGGCCGGAACTGTGGGCGCACCAACGTGA
- a CDS encoding NUDIX hydrolase, with protein sequence MNQIAADTYLAAAVVVHHARVLIVRRSYRERFLPGAWGVPCGKLDRGETAESGALRELKEETGLLGTIVAHTGSTSFLSDYQGRRVHNHQENFVVRPLTLDVVLPSPDQAHRWVRPAELAEAGVDAYNLTVIRQALGGRLDAAGLRAMTARFGHPGLPPFNSPKTLPGRRVQQGRRPAAAESWAVDPRVRRRRT encoded by the coding sequence ATGAACCAGATTGCAGCCGACACGTATCTGGCCGCGGCGGTGGTGGTGCACCACGCCCGTGTGCTGATCGTGCGCCGTAGTTACCGCGAGCGATTTCTGCCCGGCGCCTGGGGGGTGCCGTGCGGGAAGCTCGATCGCGGGGAGACCGCCGAGAGCGGTGCCCTGCGGGAGTTGAAGGAAGAGACCGGGCTGCTCGGCACCATCGTCGCGCACACCGGATCGACCAGCTTCCTCAGCGACTACCAGGGCCGCCGCGTCCACAACCATCAGGAGAACTTCGTCGTCCGCCCGCTGACGCTGGATGTCGTCCTGCCCAGCCCGGACCAGGCCCACCGCTGGGTCCGGCCTGCCGAGCTGGCCGAGGCCGGGGTGGACGCATACAACCTCACGGTGATCCGCCAGGCGCTCGGCGGCCGGCTGGACGCCGCCGGGCTCCGCGCCATGACGGCCCGCTTCGGGCATCCTGGCCTGCCCCCTTTCAATAGCCCAAAGACGCTGCCAGGGCGCCGAGTTCAGCAAGGTAGACGGCCGGCGGCAGCGGAGTCTTGGGCGGTGGATCCGCGCGTTCGGCGCCGCCGGACCTGA
- a CDS encoding fluoride efflux transporter FluC — protein MPEPDGGPIGAREPFRARLGRRVLAVVALGGLLGGTARYALGLAFPAPAGTFPLTTFAINVSGSFLLALLLVYVLEIWPPTRYVRAFAGVGFLGSFTTFSTWMVDSDRLLGHGHPAAAAVNVFGSLAAGLAATVLGLAVGRLARARLARNTTGRGRGRRYGWWVR, from the coding sequence GTGCCCGAGCCGGACGGTGGGCCCATAGGGGCCCGCGAGCCGTTCCGCGCCCGTCTGGGGCGGCGTGTCCTGGCGGTGGTCGCGCTGGGCGGCCTGCTGGGCGGGACGGCGCGCTATGCGCTGGGCCTGGCCTTTCCCGCGCCTGCGGGGACATTCCCGTTGACGACGTTCGCCATCAATGTGTCCGGCTCGTTCCTGCTGGCGCTGCTGCTGGTGTACGTGCTGGAGATCTGGCCGCCGACCCGGTACGTGCGGGCGTTCGCCGGTGTCGGATTCCTCGGCTCGTTCACCACCTTTTCGACCTGGATGGTCGACAGCGACCGCCTTCTGGGCCATGGCCACCCCGCAGCCGCGGCGGTCAATGTCTTCGGCAGTCTCGCCGCCGGCCTGGCCGCCACCGTGCTGGGTCTGGCGGTCGGGCGGCTGGCGCGGGCGCGGCTGGCCCGGAACACCACCGGGCGCGGCCGCGGCCGGCGATACGGCTGGTGGGTACGGTGA
- a CDS encoding MarR family winged helix-turn-helix transcriptional regulator produces MPSPEPTVSTTNLAEQLVRLTRRMHRAQKHHLDHLDLSFTPAQSRLLRIVGHYGDTPPRMADVAERLEVVPRAVTTLVDALEDRGAVRRVPDPANRRVIRIELTDTGRSTLRALRSARRAAAEEILAPLTGEQREVLGGLLSTLVDGPGTAQ; encoded by the coding sequence ATGCCCTCCCCCGAGCCGACGGTCAGCACCACCAACCTCGCCGAGCAGCTGGTACGGCTGACCCGCCGGATGCACCGCGCCCAGAAGCACCATCTGGATCACCTGGACCTCTCCTTCACCCCCGCGCAGTCCCGGCTGCTGCGGATCGTCGGCCACTACGGCGACACCCCGCCACGGATGGCCGACGTCGCCGAGCGGCTGGAGGTCGTCCCGCGCGCGGTGACGACGCTGGTGGACGCGCTGGAGGACCGTGGCGCGGTGCGCCGGGTGCCCGATCCGGCCAACCGGCGGGTGATCCGGATCGAGTTGACCGACACCGGCAGATCCACACTGCGGGCGTTGCGCAGTGCCCGCCGGGCCGCCGCGGAGGAGATCCTGGCACCGCTCACCGGCGAGCAGCGCGAGGTGCTCGGCGGACTGCTGTCCACCCTGGTCGACGGACCGGGGACCGCACAGTGA
- a CDS encoding alpha-amylase — MQQRSRLVGGALAGVLAAAGLATFAPWSSQAAPPGEKTVTATLFEWKYADVAKACTDELGPAGYGYVEVSPASEHIKGDQWWTSYQPVSYKIAGRLGDRAAFASMVSACHGAGVKVVADAVINHMAAGSGTGTGGTRYTKYDYPGTYRDQDFHGCRKSISDYGDRNDVQTCELVGLADLDTGRDQVRATIAKYLDDLRSLGVDGFRVDAAKHISASDLAAIKGKMRDPGYWVQEVIHGAGEAVQPEEYTGNGDVDEFRYGTHLKSAFQGGNLAQLRSIADGKLGSDRARTFVDNWDTERNGSTLTYKDGAAYTLANVFLLASPYGSPNVYSGYEWSDKDAGPPSGSDGWTRQHAKQAVTGMVGFRNAVGSAELTHWWDNGGSAIAFGRGGKGFVALNNGDGELKQTFATSLPAGTYCNVVAAAPSACDGHTVTVGDGGKAQLTVPAKGAVALHLTR; from the coding sequence ATGCAGCAACGTTCCCGTCTGGTGGGCGGGGCGCTGGCCGGCGTGCTGGCCGCAGCCGGCCTCGCCACCTTCGCACCGTGGTCCTCCCAGGCCGCCCCGCCCGGCGAAAAGACCGTCACCGCCACGCTGTTCGAGTGGAAGTACGCGGACGTCGCCAAGGCCTGCACCGACGAGCTCGGCCCGGCCGGCTACGGCTATGTCGAGGTCTCACCCGCCTCCGAGCACATCAAGGGCGACCAGTGGTGGACCTCCTATCAGCCCGTCAGCTACAAGATTGCCGGACGGCTGGGCGACCGGGCCGCGTTCGCCTCGATGGTCAGCGCCTGCCACGGCGCGGGCGTCAAGGTCGTCGCCGATGCCGTCATCAACCACATGGCGGCCGGATCCGGTACGGGCACCGGCGGCACCCGGTACACCAAGTACGACTACCCCGGCACCTACCGGGACCAGGACTTCCACGGCTGCCGCAAGAGCATCTCCGACTACGGCGACCGCAATGACGTCCAGACCTGCGAACTGGTGGGCCTCGCCGACCTGGACACCGGCCGCGACCAGGTCCGTGCCACCATCGCGAAGTACCTCGACGACCTGCGGTCACTGGGCGTGGACGGCTTCCGGGTGGACGCCGCCAAGCACATCTCCGCCTCCGACCTCGCCGCCATCAAGGGCAAGATGCGCGACCCCGGCTACTGGGTGCAGGAGGTCATCCACGGCGCCGGTGAGGCGGTGCAGCCCGAGGAGTACACCGGCAACGGCGACGTCGACGAGTTCCGTTACGGCACCCATCTCAAGAGCGCCTTCCAGGGCGGCAACCTCGCGCAGCTCCGGTCCATCGCGGATGGCAAGCTCGGCAGCGACCGGGCCCGCACCTTCGTCGACAACTGGGACACCGAGCGCAACGGTTCGACGCTCACCTACAAGGACGGCGCGGCCTACACGCTCGCCAACGTCTTCCTGCTCGCCTCGCCCTACGGGTCGCCGAACGTCTACTCCGGCTACGAGTGGTCCGACAAGGACGCCGGACCGCCCAGCGGCAGCGACGGCTGGACCCGTCAGCACGCCAAGCAGGCGGTCACCGGGATGGTCGGTTTCCGCAACGCGGTGGGCTCGGCGGAGCTGACCCACTGGTGGGACAACGGTGGCAGCGCGATCGCCTTCGGCCGGGGCGGCAAGGGCTTCGTCGCCCTCAACAACGGTGACGGGGAGCTGAAGCAGACCTTCGCGACCTCGCTGCCCGCCGGTACCTACTGCAATGTCGTGGCGGCCGCCCCGTCCGCCTGCGACGGCCACACGGTCACCGTGGGCGACGGCGGCAAGGCACAGCTCACGGTCCCCGCCAAGGGCGCGGTGGCGCTGCACCTCACGCGCTGA